A stretch of Arthrobacter sp. NEB 688 DNA encodes these proteins:
- a CDS encoding phosphotransferase, giving the protein MTGHDEVLDGIPVLAGQARHVTRLPGGLTNTNLHVRTGSGLDVVVRLSDPGTGLLGVDRHAEFVNTLAASATGVGAPVVDYLGGRGILVVAFLPGRTWGDADVAANLPRLATALRRLHTAPGFVGRFDMTALRREYRRVVDEHGFALPPGYQDLEDEALRAEAALARRPEPLVPCHNDLLAANVLDDGGDLRIIDYEYSGMNEPSFELGNAAAEVGLGPEALAELCAVYHGRRDPVDAARAELWGFLARYGWTLWGVIQHGRGEIEFDFRAWADEKLEAARELAGGPRWEPLLAGAVGR; this is encoded by the coding sequence GTGACCGGGCACGACGAGGTCCTCGACGGGATCCCCGTCCTCGCCGGGCAGGCGCGCCACGTGACGCGCCTGCCCGGCGGGCTGACCAACACCAACCTGCACGTGCGCACCGGCTCCGGCCTCGACGTCGTCGTGCGCCTCTCGGACCCCGGCACCGGCCTGCTCGGCGTCGACCGCCACGCCGAGTTCGTCAACACCCTCGCGGCGTCGGCCACCGGGGTCGGGGCGCCGGTCGTCGACTACCTCGGCGGGCGCGGCATCCTCGTCGTCGCGTTCCTGCCCGGCCGCACCTGGGGCGACGCGGACGTCGCGGCCAACCTGCCCCGGCTCGCCACCGCCCTGCGGCGGCTGCACACCGCGCCGGGCTTCGTCGGCCGCTTCGACATGACGGCGCTGCGCCGGGAGTACCGCCGCGTCGTCGACGAGCACGGGTTCGCCCTGCCGCCCGGCTACCAGGACCTCGAGGACGAGGCGCTGCGGGCCGAGGCGGCGCTCGCCCGGCGGCCCGAGCCGCTCGTCCCGTGCCACAACGACCTGCTCGCCGCCAACGTCCTCGACGACGGAGGGGACCTGCGCATCATCGACTACGAGTACTCCGGGATGAACGAGCCGTCCTTCGAGCTGGGCAACGCCGCGGCCGAGGTCGGCCTCGGGCCCGAGGCCCTCGCCGAGCTGTGCGCCGTCTACCACGGGCGGCGCGACCCCGTCGACGCGGCGCGGGCCGAGCTGTGGGGCTTCCTCGCCCGCTACGGGTGGACGCTCTGGGGCGTCATCCAGCACGGCCGGGGCGAGATCGAGTTCGACTTCCGGGCGTGGGCGGACGAGAAGCTGGAGGCTGCGCGCGAGCTGGCGGGCGGACCGCGCTGGGAGCCGCTGCTGGCCGGGGCGGTGGGGCGATGA
- a CDS encoding amino acid permease, protein MSVSRTTEGHSDDEALLAELGYKQELNRSWSGFSNFAISFSIISILAGCFTTFGQAWNNGGPIAISIGWPIISAFILVIGLCMSELVSAYPTSGGIYWWAAKLGGAKAGYYTGWLNLIGLLAVDASVAYGAATFFDLSFSTMSESWAAGYSLQRVFWMFLVVLVLTALVNIFGGHLLAMLNNVSVWWHVAGAAAVILILVFLPDKHMSISDVFTMRVNNSGGLAGGDTDGFGFWFYVLPLGFLLTQYTITGYDASAHLSEETQGAADGAAKGIWRSIFYSAIGGWILLLSFLFAVQDPQAVTDGGGGVALIFNQALSSGWAGTVLLIASIGQFFCTTACMTSTSRMLFAFSRDGAVPGASRWARLNSRKVPANAVLVSSVVAAIITLPALVEVDINGAPVPVAFYAVVSVAVIGLYLAFAIPIYLRWKAGDSFKQGRWNLGRKWRWMAPLAVAEIAVVSVYFVLPFTPAANPLNDEFSWKFVNYAPILTGGTLVALWIGWHLSAKKWFTGPKTTVDLPAGTSGADEIALEHHGKTAHGGAEHDWKPGDPLK, encoded by the coding sequence GTGAGCGTTTCCCGGACGACCGAAGGACACTCGGACGACGAGGCCCTCCTCGCCGAGCTGGGTTACAAGCAGGAGCTGAACCGCTCGTGGTCCGGCTTCTCCAACTTCGCGATCTCCTTCTCCATCATCTCCATCCTCGCCGGGTGCTTCACGACCTTCGGCCAGGCCTGGAACAACGGCGGTCCGATCGCCATCTCGATCGGATGGCCGATCATCTCGGCGTTCATCCTCGTCATCGGCCTGTGCATGTCGGAGCTCGTCTCGGCGTACCCGACGTCCGGTGGCATCTACTGGTGGGCGGCCAAGCTGGGCGGTGCCAAGGCCGGCTACTACACCGGCTGGCTCAACCTCATCGGACTGCTCGCCGTCGACGCCTCGGTCGCCTACGGCGCGGCGACGTTCTTCGACCTGTCGTTCAGCACGATGAGCGAGTCGTGGGCCGCGGGCTACAGCCTCCAGCGCGTCTTCTGGATGTTCCTCGTGGTCCTCGTCCTCACCGCGCTCGTCAACATCTTCGGCGGGCACCTGCTCGCGATGCTCAACAACGTCTCCGTCTGGTGGCACGTCGCCGGCGCCGCGGCGGTCATCCTCATCCTCGTGTTCCTGCCCGACAAGCACATGAGCATCTCGGACGTCTTCACGATGCGGGTCAACAACAGCGGCGGTCTCGCCGGCGGTGACACCGACGGCTTCGGGTTCTGGTTCTACGTCCTGCCGCTCGGCTTCCTGCTCACCCAGTACACGATCACCGGGTACGACGCCTCGGCCCACCTGTCCGAGGAGACCCAGGGCGCGGCCGACGGTGCGGCCAAGGGCATCTGGCGCTCGATCTTCTACTCGGCCATCGGCGGCTGGATCCTCCTGCTGTCCTTCCTCTTCGCCGTCCAGGACCCGCAGGCGGTGACCGACGGCGGTGGCGGCGTGGCGCTGATCTTCAACCAGGCGTTGTCGTCGGGCTGGGCGGGCACCGTCCTGCTCATCGCGAGCATCGGCCAGTTCTTCTGCACCACCGCCTGCATGACGTCGACCAGCCGCATGCTGTTCGCCTTCAGCCGTGACGGCGCGGTGCCGGGTGCGTCCCGGTGGGCGCGGCTCAACAGTCGCAAGGTGCCGGCCAACGCCGTCCTCGTCTCGTCCGTGGTCGCCGCCATCATCACCCTCCCGGCGCTCGTCGAGGTCGACATCAACGGGGCGCCCGTCCCGGTGGCCTTCTACGCCGTCGTGTCCGTGGCCGTCATCGGTCTCTACCTCGCCTTCGCCATCCCGATCTACCTGCGCTGGAAGGCCGGTGACTCCTTCAAGCAGGGCCGGTGGAACCTCGGCAGGAAGTGGCGGTGGATGGCCCCGCTCGCGGTCGCGGAGATCGCCGTGGTGTCGGTGTACTTCGTCCTCCCGTTCACGCCGGCCGCGAACCCGCTCAACGACGAGTTCAGCTGGAAGTTCGTCAACTACGCACCGATCCTCACCGGCGGCACGCTGGTCGCCCTGTGGATCGGGTGGCACCTGTCGGCCAAGAAGTGGTTCACCGGTCCGAAGACGACCGTCGACCTCCCGGCCGGGACGAGCGGCGCCGACGAGATCGCGCTGGAGCACCACGGCAAGACCGCCCACGGTGGGGCGGAGCACGACTGGAAGCCCGGCGACCCGCTGAAGTGA
- a CDS encoding FCD domain-containing protein, producing MGDPAVVTHLPSAILRQTPGNPFETTVEQLATAIRLGVFFDGDQLPPERELAERMGVARGTLRDAIAALRDAGLVTTRRGRGGGSVVTYTVPAPGSAGPVRRGATLLDALDFRRVVEPGAAWLAATRDLSGDQRTWLSTCLRETTEAADPGAHRLADSRLHLAVATVSGSPMLIEAVTRAQAALGEMLGAIPVLRKNIQHSHDQHQAVVDAILTGAADDARTAMEEHCDATSALLRGLIG from the coding sequence ATGGGTGACCCCGCCGTCGTCACGCACCTGCCGTCGGCCATCCTGCGCCAGACCCCCGGCAACCCGTTCGAGACCACGGTCGAGCAGCTCGCGACGGCCATCCGGCTCGGGGTCTTCTTCGACGGTGACCAGCTGCCGCCCGAGCGGGAGCTCGCCGAGCGGATGGGGGTCGCGCGCGGCACCCTGCGCGACGCGATCGCGGCGCTGCGCGACGCCGGCCTCGTGACGACGCGGCGCGGCCGCGGCGGCGGCTCGGTCGTCACCTACACGGTCCCCGCCCCGGGCAGCGCCGGCCCGGTGCGGCGCGGCGCGACGCTCCTCGACGCGCTCGACTTCCGCCGGGTCGTCGAGCCGGGCGCCGCCTGGCTCGCGGCCACGCGCGACCTCTCCGGGGACCAGCGGACCTGGCTCTCGACGTGCCTGCGCGAGACCACGGAGGCGGCCGACCCGGGCGCCCACCGGCTCGCCGACAGCCGGCTCCACCTCGCGGTGGCCACCGTGTCCGGGTCTCCCATGCTCATCGAGGCCGTCACCCGCGCGCAGGCGGCGCTCGGCGAGATGCTCGGGGCGATCCCCGTGCTCCGCAAGAACATCCAGCACTCGCACGACCAGCACCAGGCGGTCGTCGATGCGATCCTGACCGGGGCGGCCGACGACGCGCGGACCGCCATGGAAGAACACTGCGACGCCACCTCCGCACTCCTGCGGGGGCTCATCGGATGA
- a CDS encoding FAD-dependent oxidoreductase, which yields MSDGLPTRARVVVIGGGVIGASVAYHLAHLGETDVLVLEQGTLSCGTTWHAAGLVGQLRASEAATRLVQYSTELYGRLEAETGLSTGYRVCGGLTVARTPERMVQLQRTVANAAAYDLDCELLTPAQAAERYPLLRTDDLVGAIWLPGDGRADPADLTQALARGARQLGVRIRERVRVTGLALEQRGDRRRVTGVVTDRGEVECEVVVNAAGQWAPLIGAMAGVGVPLHSAEHFYVVTGQVDGVHRDLPVLRDPDGYTYVKEEVGGLLVGGFEPEAKPWVAPQDIPYPFEFQLLEEDWEHFSVLMDSAVHRMPVLAETGIRKFYNGPESFTPDNQFILGEAPACDGFFVAAGFNSVGIASAGGAGRALAEWVVAGEATSDLLAVDLRRFPSVAANPTWLRSRVVEVLGLHYAVPWPNRELTSGRPQRCSPVHDRVAALGAVFGTRNGWERPLVFAPTGEEPRLEYSWERPSWADWCDAEQRATRSAVAVFDQTSFSKYLVSGPDALATLQWTCTADVDVPVGRTVYTGMLDERAAYQADVTVTRTGPEEFLVVSSAATTERDLDRLRRHRVGHPTVVDVTSAYAVLGVMGPRSRELLARLTPEPLDDTAHPFGTSRVLPLGRAMVRATRMTYVGELGWELYVPTEQAAVVHDALLEAGADLGAVPAGYSAIEALRLEKGYRAFGRELTPEVTPLEAGLLFACDLREGSDFLGRAALEERRRRGAARRVVSVVCGEPTAWLWGGELVLRDGEPVGQVTSAAWGATVGAAVGLALVGDRTGGTAADGWLGSGRWEVDLAGERLPLTVSRRPPLDPRAARTVAP from the coding sequence ATGAGCGACGGGCTGCCCACTCGCGCACGGGTGGTCGTCATCGGCGGGGGAGTCATCGGCGCGTCGGTGGCCTACCACCTCGCCCACCTCGGCGAGACCGACGTCCTCGTCCTCGAGCAGGGCACCCTGTCGTGCGGGACGACCTGGCACGCGGCGGGGCTCGTCGGGCAGCTGCGCGCGAGCGAGGCCGCCACGCGCCTCGTGCAGTACTCGACCGAGCTCTACGGCCGGCTCGAGGCCGAGACCGGGCTCTCGACCGGCTACCGGGTCTGCGGCGGTCTCACCGTCGCCCGCACCCCCGAGCGGATGGTGCAGCTGCAGCGCACCGTCGCCAACGCCGCTGCGTACGACCTGGACTGCGAGCTGCTGACCCCCGCGCAGGCCGCCGAGCGCTACCCGCTGCTGCGCACCGACGACCTCGTCGGGGCCATCTGGCTGCCGGGCGACGGCCGGGCCGACCCCGCCGACCTCACGCAGGCGCTGGCCCGCGGGGCGCGGCAGCTCGGCGTGCGCATCCGGGAGCGGGTGCGGGTCACCGGGCTCGCCCTCGAGCAGCGCGGGGACCGGCGCCGCGTCACGGGCGTCGTCACCGACCGGGGCGAGGTCGAGTGCGAGGTCGTCGTCAACGCCGCGGGGCAGTGGGCGCCCCTCATCGGGGCGATGGCCGGGGTCGGGGTGCCGCTGCACTCGGCCGAGCACTTCTACGTCGTCACGGGGCAGGTCGACGGCGTGCACCGCGACCTGCCGGTGCTGCGCGACCCGGACGGCTACACCTACGTCAAGGAGGAGGTCGGGGGCCTGCTCGTCGGTGGCTTCGAGCCGGAGGCCAAGCCCTGGGTCGCGCCCCAGGACATCCCGTACCCGTTCGAGTTCCAGCTGCTCGAGGAGGACTGGGAGCACTTCTCGGTGCTCATGGACAGCGCGGTCCACCGGATGCCGGTGCTCGCCGAGACGGGCATCCGCAAGTTCTACAACGGCCCCGAGTCCTTCACCCCGGACAACCAGTTCATCCTCGGCGAGGCGCCGGCGTGCGACGGCTTCTTCGTGGCCGCCGGGTTCAACTCGGTCGGCATCGCGTCGGCGGGGGGAGCCGGCCGGGCGCTGGCCGAGTGGGTCGTCGCGGGGGAGGCGACCTCCGACCTGCTCGCGGTCGACCTGCGCCGCTTCCCGTCGGTGGCCGCCAACCCGACGTGGCTGCGCTCGCGGGTCGTCGAGGTGCTCGGCCTGCACTACGCCGTGCCGTGGCCCAACCGCGAGCTGACCTCCGGTCGGCCGCAACGGTGCTCGCCGGTTCACGACCGCGTCGCCGCGCTGGGCGCCGTCTTCGGCACCCGCAACGGCTGGGAACGGCCGCTCGTCTTCGCACCGACCGGCGAGGAGCCCCGGCTGGAGTACTCGTGGGAGCGCCCGTCCTGGGCGGACTGGTGCGACGCCGAGCAGCGCGCCACGCGGTCGGCGGTGGCCGTCTTCGACCAGACGTCGTTCAGCAAGTACCTCGTGAGCGGCCCGGACGCGCTGGCCACCCTGCAGTGGACGTGCACGGCGGACGTCGACGTGCCGGTCGGCCGCACCGTCTACACCGGCATGCTCGACGAGCGGGCGGCGTACCAGGCGGACGTGACCGTCACCCGCACCGGACCCGAGGAGTTCCTCGTCGTCTCGAGCGCCGCGACGACCGAGCGCGACCTCGACCGGCTGCGCCGCCACCGCGTCGGCCACCCGACCGTCGTCGACGTCACGAGCGCGTACGCCGTCCTCGGGGTGATGGGGCCCCGCTCGCGCGAGCTGCTCGCGCGGCTGACCCCCGAGCCGCTCGACGACACCGCCCACCCCTTCGGCACCTCCCGCGTGCTGCCGCTCGGGCGGGCGATGGTGCGCGCCACCCGCATGACGTACGTCGGCGAGCTCGGGTGGGAGCTGTACGTCCCGACCGAGCAGGCCGCCGTCGTCCACGACGCGCTGCTCGAGGCGGGCGCCGACCTCGGCGCCGTGCCCGCGGGCTACTCGGCCATCGAGGCGCTGCGCCTCGAGAAGGGGTACCGCGCCTTCGGGCGCGAGCTGACCCCCGAGGTGACGCCGCTCGAGGCGGGCCTGCTCTTCGCCTGCGACCTGCGGGAGGGCTCGGACTTCCTCGGGCGGGCGGCGCTGGAGGAGCGCCGGCGGCGCGGGGCGGCCCGACGGGTCGTCTCCGTCGTCTGCGGCGAGCCCACGGCGTGGCTCTGGGGCGGCGAGCTGGTCCTGCGCGACGGCGAGCCGGTCGGGCAGGTGACGAGCGCGGCGTGGGGAGCCACCGTCGGCGCGGCGGTCGGGCTCGCCCTCGTCGGTGACCGGACGGGTGGCACGGCGGCCGACGGGTGGCTCGGCTCCGGGCGGTGGGAGGTCGACCTCGCGGGGGAGCGGCTGCCCCTGACCGTCTCGCGGCGTCCGCCCCTCGACCCACGGGCGGCGCGGACGGTGGCGCCGTGA